From the genome of Streptomyces sp. NBC_01317, one region includes:
- a CDS encoding LysR family transcriptional regulator codes for MELRHLEYFVAVAEERHFTRAAHRLMVSQSGLSASVRALERELGAPLFVRSTRRVELTGEGRALLVEAHRALASVRAGKEAVAAVQGLLRGTLVVGTEQCITGVHVPGLLARFRSEHPDVEVRLRQAGSAALVEDVAEGRLDLAFVALSGPAPDGVRLVPLAREPMVLLCHPDHPLAGADGVGWADLGGEVFVDFHEDWGARGLNDRAFAAARTARRVALEVNDVHSLIELVGHGLGIAVVPRPVARKKEAAVLRTVPLTGAEDHSWEVSVALPEDRRTGPAARELLSYLPDTPLGGACEGAPTAPDVAVVPAARTAPSLPASRTPSTVVAPAHPG; via the coding sequence GTGGAACTCAGGCATCTCGAATACTTCGTCGCCGTCGCGGAGGAACGTCACTTCACGCGAGCGGCCCACCGGCTCATGGTCTCCCAGTCGGGACTCTCCGCCTCCGTCAGAGCCCTGGAGCGCGAGCTGGGCGCCCCGCTGTTCGTACGCAGCACCCGCCGCGTCGAGCTGACCGGCGAGGGGCGCGCGCTCCTGGTGGAGGCGCACCGCGCGCTCGCCAGCGTACGCGCGGGCAAGGAGGCGGTCGCGGCGGTCCAGGGCCTCCTGCGCGGCACGCTGGTGGTCGGCACCGAGCAGTGCATCACCGGCGTGCACGTGCCGGGACTGCTCGCCCGGTTCAGGTCCGAGCACCCCGATGTGGAGGTACGGCTCCGGCAGGCGGGCTCGGCCGCGCTGGTCGAGGACGTGGCGGAGGGGCGGCTCGACCTGGCGTTCGTCGCCCTGTCGGGACCCGCGCCCGACGGGGTGAGGCTCGTACCGCTGGCCCGTGAACCGATGGTGCTGCTCTGCCATCCCGACCATCCCCTGGCGGGGGCGGACGGTGTCGGCTGGGCGGACCTCGGCGGCGAGGTCTTTGTCGACTTCCACGAGGACTGGGGAGCCCGGGGCCTCAACGACCGCGCCTTCGCCGCCGCCCGTACGGCCCGGCGGGTCGCCCTGGAGGTCAACGACGTGCACAGTCTGATCGAGCTGGTCGGTCACGGCCTCGGCATCGCGGTGGTTCCCCGGCCGGTCGCCCGCAAGAAGGAGGCAGCCGTGTTGCGGACCGTCCCGCTGACGGGCGCGGAGGACCATTCCTGGGAGGTCTCGGTGGCGCTCCCGGAGGACCGGCGGACGGGCCCGGCGGCGCGGGAGCTGCTCTCGTACCTGCCGGACACGCCGTTGGGCGGGGCGTGCGAGGGCGCTCCGACGGCTCCCGACGTGGCTGTCGTCCCGGCCGCCCGTACGGCTCCGTCGCTCCCCGCCTCCCGTACGCCTTCTACCGTCGTCGCCCCAGCACACCCCGGATGA
- a CDS encoding NAD(P)/FAD-dependent oxidoreductase — protein sequence MTRQRVLVVGGGMAGVSLGCELAREHDVVLIEAERSLAVHSTGRSAALFLAGYGPAVVRELTQRSEAEFVRLSMLPGVPAPLTPRGGLFTAWDESSAAALAALVAARPTMTTLSADQARVLCPMLRADGMIACAFDADARDIDVSALHSYYAGVLRQRGGQIATGARLVGADRIKSQWQARTSDGRRWVADVVVNAAGAWGDEVAELCAGAGYGLSPRRRTVVIARSPRPIPADWPVVADAAESWYFKPEGGALLLSPCDETEVPPGDVKPDPLDVASVLERVNAVTRLGLRSVRTSWAGLRTFAPDRAPVVGPHPNEPALFSFVGQGGYGIQMAPALAQVGAELFRTGSLTDAVLAAAIDPRRTQTALEH from the coding sequence ATGACACGTCAGCGGGTTCTTGTCGTGGGTGGGGGTATGGCCGGTGTGTCGTTGGGCTGTGAACTCGCGCGCGAGCACGATGTGGTGCTCATCGAGGCTGAGCGGTCGCTGGCTGTGCACAGTACGGGGCGGTCGGCTGCGTTGTTTCTGGCCGGGTACGGTCCCGCCGTTGTGAGGGAGCTGACCCAGCGCAGTGAAGCGGAGTTCGTCCGGCTGTCGATGCTGCCCGGGGTCCCCGCGCCGCTGACCCCCCGGGGCGGATTGTTCACCGCGTGGGACGAGTCGAGTGCCGCCGCTCTGGCGGCTCTCGTAGCCGCCCGGCCGACGATGACCACGTTGAGCGCGGATCAGGCGCGGGTGCTGTGTCCCATGCTGCGGGCGGACGGCATGATCGCGTGCGCGTTCGACGCAGACGCGCGGGATATCGATGTCAGTGCTCTGCACTCCTACTATGCGGGGGTACTTCGGCAACGCGGCGGCCAGATCGCCACGGGAGCCCGGCTGGTCGGCGCCGACCGGATCAAGTCACAGTGGCAGGCACGGACTTCGGACGGCCGGAGGTGGGTCGCCGACGTGGTGGTCAACGCCGCGGGGGCGTGGGGGGACGAGGTGGCCGAGTTGTGTGCCGGTGCCGGGTATGGACTGTCCCCGCGGCGGCGCACGGTGGTGATCGCGCGCTCTCCGCGCCCGATTCCGGCTGATTGGCCAGTCGTGGCTGACGCCGCGGAGAGCTGGTATTTCAAGCCCGAGGGCGGGGCACTCCTGCTGTCGCCGTGCGATGAGACGGAGGTGCCGCCCGGCGACGTCAAGCCCGATCCACTCGACGTCGCCTCGGTGCTGGAGCGGGTGAACGCCGTGACCAGGCTGGGATTGCGCAGTGTGCGCACCAGTTGGGCGGGACTGCGGACGTTTGCCCCGGACCGGGCCCCGGTCGTCGGCCCGCATCCGAACGAGCCGGCCTTGTTCAGCTTCGTCGGCCAGGGAGGTTACGGCATTCAGATGGCGCCGGCGTTGGCCCAAGTCGGCGCCGAACTGTTCCGGACGGGCAGCTTGACCGATGCGGTGCTGGCCGCGGCCATCGACCCGCGCAGGACTCAAACCGCCCTTGAGCACTGA
- a CDS encoding N-acyl-D-amino-acid deacylase family protein, whose translation MSLSRVIRHGVVHDGLGGVPRLADVGIAGDRIVVVGDIPVTGCPEIDATGLVVAPGLINVLSHAWEAIQLDGSCRSDLVQGVTTEVFGEGVSLGPAGSELLDMVPMRSGARLTFPRLGDGLDHVEAQGTSVNVASFIGGQNLRVLAAGGDDRPLTEDELSMLSKLVEDEMADGALGIATSLIYAPENYATTAELTRLAAVVGRHDGLYISHLRSEGDRFLESLDELIEIGTAARCRVEAYHLKAGGTHNHHKMALAIERIDAARAGGLQVSADMYPYVAACTDLAAAIPPRYHAGGSAALLARLADPAVRDRIITELEADSGDFENLFVGAERGCGIVFLRDLADGTPAAGQTLAEVAAARGAAGAAAALLDIVRVDPAQQVCYFVMSERNVQLGLVQPWVSICSDAEAVGPGSATDELTHPRAYGTFARVLGHYSRDLGLFSLAEAIRKMTSLPADTLRLADRGRLVPGGFADLIIFDPATVRDLARYDAPRRYATGMRHVLVNGEPVLADGRVLSARPGRRLRRAR comes from the coding sequence ATGAGCCTGTCGCGGGTGATCCGTCACGGGGTGGTCCACGACGGGCTCGGCGGGGTGCCGCGACTGGCCGACGTCGGAATAGCCGGGGACCGGATCGTGGTGGTCGGCGACATTCCTGTCACCGGCTGTCCGGAGATCGACGCGACCGGGCTCGTCGTCGCGCCCGGGTTGATCAACGTGCTCAGCCACGCGTGGGAGGCGATTCAGCTCGACGGGAGCTGCCGGTCGGATCTGGTGCAGGGGGTGACGACCGAGGTCTTCGGCGAGGGAGTGTCGTTGGGTCCGGCAGGTTCGGAACTCCTCGACATGGTGCCCATGCGGTCCGGTGCGCGGCTGACGTTCCCCCGACTGGGCGACGGCCTGGACCATGTCGAGGCCCAGGGCACGAGCGTGAACGTCGCCTCGTTCATCGGCGGGCAGAATCTGCGGGTGCTGGCCGCGGGGGGCGACGATCGGCCGCTGACGGAGGACGAGTTGAGCATGTTGAGCAAGCTCGTCGAGGACGAGATGGCCGATGGCGCGCTCGGTATCGCGACGTCGCTGATCTACGCGCCGGAGAATTACGCGACCACGGCGGAGCTGACCCGACTGGCCGCGGTGGTAGGGCGGCACGACGGCCTCTACATCTCTCACCTGCGCTCCGAAGGCGACCGCTTCCTCGAAAGCCTGGATGAGTTGATCGAGATCGGTACGGCGGCCCGGTGTCGGGTGGAGGCCTACCACCTGAAGGCCGGCGGTACGCACAATCACCACAAGATGGCCCTGGCGATCGAGCGGATCGACGCGGCTCGGGCCGGCGGCCTCCAGGTCAGCGCCGACATGTATCCCTACGTCGCCGCCTGCACCGACCTGGCGGCGGCGATCCCGCCGCGCTATCACGCGGGCGGGTCGGCGGCACTGCTGGCCCGGCTGGCCGATCCGGCCGTCAGAGACCGGATCATCACGGAGTTGGAGGCGGACTCCGGTGACTTCGAGAATCTGTTCGTCGGGGCTGAGCGGGGGTGCGGCATCGTCTTCCTGCGTGATCTGGCTGACGGCACGCCGGCGGCCGGGCAGACGCTGGCCGAGGTGGCCGCAGCCCGCGGGGCCGCCGGGGCGGCCGCCGCGCTGCTGGATATCGTGCGCGTGGATCCGGCTCAGCAGGTGTGCTACTTCGTGATGTCCGAGCGCAACGTCCAGCTCGGGCTGGTCCAGCCGTGGGTGTCGATATGCTCGGATGCCGAAGCCGTCGGTCCAGGATCGGCGACCGACGAGCTGACGCATCCGCGGGCCTACGGCACTTTCGCCAGGGTCCTTGGCCACTACAGCCGCGATCTGGGCCTGTTTTCGCTCGCCGAGGCGATCCGCAAGATGACCTCGCTGCCGGCGGACACGTTGCGGCTTGCCGATCGCGGTCGCCTGGTCCCGGGCGGATTTGCCGATCTGATCATCTTCGATCCGGCCACGGTGCGTGACCTTGCCCGCTACGACGCCCCGCGCCGGTATGCGACCGGGATGCGACACGTCCTGGTCAACGGTGAGCCGGTGTTGGCCGACGGGCGGGTGCTGTCCGCCCGACCGGGCCGGCGGTTGCGCCGCGCGCGCTGA
- a CDS encoding mycothiol transferase, with protein MNASGDLLIDAFGRIREVVHDVVADLTPEELATRLDDGSNSVAWLVWHLTRIQDDHVSDAAGTEQVWTSGGWAGRFELPFSHGSTGYGHSPKDVAKVAGVTADLLTGYHDDVHDRTVEYLGTLKVSDLDRVVDDAWIPHVTLGVRLVSVISDDLQHAGQAAFIRGVLGRRR; from the coding sequence ATGAACGCCAGCGGTGACCTGCTCATCGACGCCTTCGGTCGTATCCGCGAGGTGGTGCACGACGTCGTCGCGGACCTCACGCCGGAGGAGCTGGCCACCCGACTGGACGACGGGTCGAACTCGGTCGCCTGGCTCGTCTGGCACCTCACCCGGATCCAGGACGACCACGTCTCGGACGCCGCGGGGACCGAGCAGGTGTGGACGTCGGGCGGCTGGGCCGGGCGGTTCGAGCTGCCGTTCTCCCATGGGTCGACCGGGTACGGCCACTCCCCCAAGGACGTCGCCAAGGTCGCCGGCGTCACGGCTGACCTGCTCACCGGCTATCACGACGACGTCCACGACCGCACCGTCGAGTATCTCGGCACCCTCAAGGTCTCCGACCTCGACCGGGTCGTGGACGACGCGTGGATCCCGCACGTCACCCTGGGGGTCCGGCTGGTCAGCGTCATCTCCGACGACCTCCAGCACGCCGGACAGGCGGCCTTCATCCGGGGTGTGCTGGGGCGACGACGGTAG
- a CDS encoding transketolase family protein produces MDTMRERFIATTSRLLDEDPRLAVVLAEISRDGFTRAARRHPDRVINVGIREQLLIGVGAGLALTGLRPVVHTFASFLVERPFEQVKLDFGHQGVGGVLVSAGGSYDWPAGGLTHMSPGDVALMDTLDGWHIHVPGHPDEAETLIRRAAAGDGRDYVRLSEQSNARPTPLTGPGFRTVREGRGGVVIAVGPMLDNVRAATEGLDTTVLYATTVRPFDGSAVRRAVAAGNAADVVIVEPYLAGTSTAAANDALADTPHRVLGLGVARRELRRYGQLHEHVAAQGLDPASLRERISAFLGH; encoded by the coding sequence ATGGACACCATGCGGGAACGGTTCATCGCCACCACCTCCCGGCTGCTCGACGAGGACCCGCGCCTCGCGGTCGTGCTCGCCGAGATCAGCAGGGACGGCTTCACCCGGGCCGCGCGCCGCCATCCGGACCGGGTGATCAACGTCGGCATCCGTGAGCAGCTGCTGATCGGGGTGGGCGCCGGGCTCGCCCTCACCGGGCTGCGGCCGGTCGTGCACACCTTCGCGAGCTTTCTGGTCGAGCGGCCCTTCGAGCAGGTGAAGCTGGACTTCGGGCACCAGGGCGTGGGCGGTGTGCTGGTGAGCGCGGGTGGCTCGTACGACTGGCCGGCCGGTGGTCTCACCCACATGTCGCCGGGCGACGTGGCGCTCATGGACACCCTGGACGGCTGGCACATCCACGTCCCCGGCCATCCCGACGAGGCCGAGACCCTGATCCGGCGCGCCGCCGCCGGGGACGGCCGCGACTACGTGCGGCTGTCCGAGCAGAGCAACGCCCGCCCGACGCCGCTCACCGGGCCGGGATTCCGGACCGTGCGCGAAGGGCGCGGCGGGGTGGTGATCGCCGTGGGACCGATGCTGGACAACGTACGGGCAGCGACGGAGGGGCTGGACACGACGGTGCTGTACGCGACCACCGTGCGGCCCTTCGACGGTTCGGCCGTACGCCGCGCCGTGGCGGCCGGAAACGCGGCGGACGTGGTGATCGTGGAGCCGTACCTCGCCGGGACGTCCACCGCCGCCGCCAACGACGCCCTCGCCGACACCCCGCACCGGGTGCTCGGGCTGGGGGTGGCGCGGCGTGAGCTGCGGCGGTACGGGCAGCTCCACGAGCATGTGGCCGCCCAGGGCCTCGACCCGGCGTCACTGCGCGAGCGGATCTCGGCGTTCCTGGGGCACTGA